ACTTTGTTTCATACGCattgtatctgatatgaataaacaaCTTCgtcaaattataatttaaaggaTTATCGCAGCTTCCATGAGTGTATGGAATCTGCATTTAACAAACtagaaatgtctttttttatatatagcctaGTCCTCATTCAAACTTCTGAAACCTCAAATAAACATGTGGTTGAAAACTTAGTTGTGAAATATGAAAAGCACAGAGCGCGTCAATCTCTGGCTCAGCGCCAGCAGCGGGAAAGCAGGTTTGAATTTAGCGTATTAAACGTTCTCATCACACCGGTGTTATTGTAGACGTTAAAAAAGTTCAAATCGATCGGGTGAAAGGGGACAAATTGAAACTGAAGGGGAACAAATCAGATCTGAGGGGGCAATATGCCCCCTTTTGCCCCCACGTGGCGCGGGGCCTGCCGAAACCCCCTGTCTCCATCTCCATTTCCCGTTCCAGCAGCTACGTCAAATCCATCTCTATGGCTACGGCACACATACAGGCACACGCATGCACGCACCACTTAAACAGACAGAACTTTACACACAGGCAAACACAGCTTGCGTAATGAAGGAAAGCGCGTTCCTATAGTCTAGTAAAGTAGTGTAGTTACCAATATTATTagtgtaatgcgttactttacttcGTTACCAAAAAAGTAATATCGTTACTGTAATCCGTTACTTTGTAAttcgttacccccaacactgatcaccacacatGAATTGACTAAATCAAACTGAGATCTTACCTGGCAGGTATCTGGACTGGCGCAGGTAATGTTGTCTGGCTGAAGAGGTGCTATGGTGACTAGAATCTGGCTGGTTCAGTCTGCTGGTGTTCGGTAACTTGGTTACAGTGCTAAATGTGTAAAGGGGTTTCTGGTCCCTGGGTCTGCAAAGTTTTTCATAGCATAAAAGAAGGAAGAGTGAAAtctgaaattaaataattgaaATGGAAAGTGCAATAGAGAAACATAAAAGCCCTGTTCTCAAAACTAGTCAGCAGCCATAATACAAGATATTATTTGTCGGTTTAGGCACGTTCCGAACACAGACATTATGTAACTTTATAAAAGACTTTACAATATGTTTACATAATGTAAGGTAGCAGGTCCCAGAACTGTGACAATATCTATTCAGAAAACTATCCAAGATGGTGGACAGAATCAAAAGTCATGCTGATAAGCATTTCtttaatactaaaatatattgACAAAAATAGTTCAACCTAATACTATACTACCATAATACAAACTAAAACTGTGCTACTTTACTCATTACTCATGAGTTCTGCGTGTTTCTATGCTTATTAGAGCATCACATTGTtatcttagcaacatgctaattacAAACATAAACTCATGAAATGCATTTCAAATTATATGGTTCCATTTCATTTTGGATGCTGTGTTAGTAGGTCAGTCGACAGCAAGGCTGCTCACTAGGTTTCAGAATAGTGTGCACATTGAAATATGGTATAGATGAAGTCAATGTAAATACTGCTGATGTTAATCTTTTAATATAGCGATCATACTGTGGAGTAGTTTTCTCCTCCTCAAGGCCTTTGCTGGGTTTTTTAGAGAGGGAAGCTGCGGTCTCAGAACAGTCAGACTCATCCCAGCTGTCTGAGGGTTTCATGTTTGTCTGTCCCCACCTTCTTCGACCATTCTTCAGTCCAATCAAACTGTTCTCACCCCCGACCACCTCATGTTAGGAACACAAAGCATCATTCTGCTGATGTTCATATAAGTACTCAAATATAATAGAGAACTAATACAGGTAATCTTTAAGgtaatctctctttttttaatatcacaattttattttgtcaaGAAAGATAGAAATGGCACAGTGGACACTTGGCTTAATTAAGTAACAGACTGTACCTCAACATACcattagtaatgttattaaaagtaacattttggGTCATTTTCCTTTTCATGCCCATGTACTGCAACTGTGACATTACAGAACATAATTTCACCCATCAAATAGGTGCATGGACTTCTGGTTATGGTTTATGTGTTACTGATGTAATTTAcaatttatatgtaatttaCATGTCTTCTATGTCCCTTTATGGATCCTCACATGTATACCAAAGACTAAATGggttttctttgtttgtttgtttgtttgtttttttgtgtttttgtttttttgctgatCATGACATGAGTTGATTGGATGGATATACAGTAATTTTGCAAAGACAAGGTTGGTAAGTGATTCTATTACAACTGTCTTATACTAAAATATAAAAGGTATTAGTGATATAGCTACACTGCAGGTCAAGAATTTGGCATAATTAcatcaagtttttgaaagaagtctcttgttGTTaagtgctcaccaaggctgcatttttttattaaaaatatttaaaaaaaataataatagtaaaacaaaaaaaaaaagtaatattttgaaatcttcttttacatacattttaaagtgtaatttatttcagtgaaatccttcagaaatcattctaatatgattacatatttacatatttaataaaaaccttaattattccaaactatTGATCTGTACAACCTTTTGTATATGTTGACAACTTGACAATGATTTGCCTATTTTCAACATTCATTTATGGTGTTATTTACTTTTCCCATTGATTTTCAcagttttaattaaatattgcaagggcacttttttctttttttcttttttcttttttttataatgaatacaCCAATATTccataataaaataagaatcgcctattttgatttcatggtgactttaaatttAATATGGAGGTTTTGTACCTTTTGTGTGTATGGAGTGAGAGGGTCTGCCTGAGAGAGAGACTGAGGCAGAGGAATCTGCTGCAGTGGCTGATGGGAGTTTCTACTTTGGCCTTTAGTCTGTGATGGAAGCACTGGTTCTGAGACAGACTGCAGCTCTGATCTGGGTTCACTGGGCAGGACTGGCTTTATCTGAACCTTCCGTACATCAGGGGTCATGGGACGGGGACCCAGAACTTGTCCCACTTGGAAGTAGGGGTATCTGAGTGCCTGAAATGATGTTTAGAAACAATTACTTACAAAAACAAGAATACTGTCTTCATAAGAAGATATAAAAATGATGTTTGTAGAGgtctaaaataaactaaattgaaataataCTTTCAAGACCATTTGTTAATTCACATTTGGTTTGATAAACCAAACCTATTTAAGTTCTATTCCACCCACCCACCTCCTCCATTGCTCACAAGTCTCTTTACACATTTATATTCATTACACATTATTACAAGGGTCTAAACAGTGACACTCTTGTTTCAGACGTACAGACCACCGTTAATACTAATGGCTATACTAGTTAGGTAGCTAGCTAGGTAACACCAGGTTAGATTTGCAATTATAGATGCAAAGAATGTGAGATATTTGCTGTGGAAAGAAGCATTATACTATTATTAGTAGACAAGCATGCAATACTTTTACATCATTAATAGTGGTTGACTGCAAGTTCTGCGACTGCAATACTGGAGTCTGCATGAACACATACCTTTGCAGCAGAGGGTCTTTTCTTTGGGTCCCACTGGAGGAAGTCTCTCATGAGGTCTAAAGCCTCATTGGTGGCGTTGGGGATCAGAGTTTTCAGTGGTGTAGGAACACACTGGGGGAAACGGAAGTTCATCGCAGAAGCTAGCTGATAACCCTCCGGCCAGTCTGACTGCAAGGGAAAACAATCAATGTTTACTATAACAAGCACTTTTTACCTACTTACCCatgaaactaaatattttaatagagataaataaaatcaaacacatCATTAAATGATCACAGACaacaattcattataaaaagGCCATGAAACTCTAAACCAAATTTGCTGAGATTTTAACAGAGCTTTGTGTGTTGAACATCATAGAAGTCAATGTTACTATCCATTAGTTTTGATTGTAGAAGAAAACTAGATAATttgaaacctttttttattattttcaacttCTGGGTTTAAGTTTGTCTTCGTGTCGAAGTCACAGGATGTGACGTTTTCCTGTACAGTAAGTGAGAGATGCATTAATGGATAAAaatgagtgtttgtttttgctttgtaaGAGTTGCTGCATCGCATAAGTTCTCTTCAATAGATCCTGAGTCTTCGACACAAATGCAATTCATTCACATTGTGAGTGTAACCGGTCTTTAAGGCCCTTTAACCAATCGAAAGTTATTAAACATGCAACAGCATgttcatatatattttcaatgcaGAGAACAAATGCCACTGGCtgtgcatttatttgtgcattaaATTATAGCTGTCACGGGATATGAatgtatttgtgtaatttaagcTGAGCTTACAACACTGCATAAAAGTGTGTAAACATTAGGGGTGTGATGAGATCTCGTGTCACGAGATCTCGCAAGACTAAAATCTGATGAGATTTCTcatcgaggcgaaaagtagtctcatgatattgccatgacagagtgttaggaggATGATTAGGACAGAATATGCCACCACTAcctttacattacgcctccactgtccatttgctttgtatttaaacaaaaaacatttatttcagttggataacggtcgctgccgctccatatttacagagttacgcgCGATCGTGAAAGTTAAATTAAACGCGAGGGCGCATTCAAACGCGCTTTCAATACCCTGCACTTTGAAAggggctccctgatgaatgcaaatatctctgaatatgaaagctattttaggctgggcagtgtagttgtaaccatctcttagttCTGTaccaaagaaaaatttggtcttatttgcactttgaatattgagagagtgcgattacggttgcacttattgtaaagttttaccataaatatgaataacagttttctcttaatcttatgaagcacaaacaataaggtttcatttgttaacattagataATGCACTGTTAATCACActattaaaaatagtgtgtaaaaatcatgtctcgtctcgtctggtgaactcaatctcgagtctcgtctcgtctcgtgcgCTACCTGTCTCGTATATAAAAATGTGCATATTGTCTCACGTGTAATTTGTAAATTTGCAGCATGCATTTGTAGGAAGCTTTGATGCTTTTAATAAGAGTGAAATAAAACTGGAGCTCAATTGCCATTGAACACAAGAATTGGCAGGTCCGCCACTGGCGCCCTCTGCAtttcacagatgagagcaggttcaccctGAGCACGTGACAGACGTAAAAGGGTCTGGAGAAGCCATCTCTACAGGCCCACAATCTTATTCCACTCCAGCTAATTTTTCCAGCCAATTTTCAGTTGTAAGACTCATTTATATAGTCAAAATATATAGTGAATTAATGGCCCAACTGACTCAAAGTCAACAACCAACTTGCTTGAAATTATAATTCAGTCACTGGGGCTGACTCTCATGATCGTGACCAATTAGCTTCATCCTCATACAGAAAAACTGACATATCACTGTCCTCAAAAATCAAGTAGTTTCAAGTCTGCTAGTGTGACGGCACCTCAAGCTGTTGTGACTGCTGCAAATTCCCTGAAAAAAGTTGGTTCATCTTCACATGATCATACCTTCTTTACTGTACCAAGAACCTGACAGATCTTGAAGATCTCATCCACCTCACTGTTGCCAGGAAACAGTGGTCGCAGTGTGTAGAGTTCAGCCATGATGCAGCCTACTGCCCAGATGTCTATGGGTGAACTATACACTGGTGACCTCAACAGCACCTCTGGAGCTCGAtacctgaacacaaacacataagAGAGAGCTTAGAAATGCTCACATTTCAGCCAATAGGGAAACCGCTGCCAGTTGGACAACTGAGCACATTCTCAGTTACACTGAGGAATTTTGATAGAACTTGTATGCCCTCTCTTTTATCTCTAGGTTGttggtttaaaaatgaattaaagatGCCATCACTGTCATTAGCAGGAATCATTCATAACAATAGATATGAAATAAAAGTATAACAAAAATTAACAGATtgaatctttaaaatatataattaatattattttattaaagtatCATTGTTGCTAAAGTACTTGACTTATTAGCAgttctatatattttatataaaaaggatTTAACTAATTTCATATTATGTACACGGCTCAAAAAATgaaaggaacactttttaatcagagaatagcatcaagtcagttaaactcctggtacattgatctggtcagttaagtagcagagggggttgttatcagtttcagctgctttgatgttaatgaaattaacaacaggtgcaCTAGATGGGCAACAATGAGACGACCACCAAAACAGGAATGTTTTTACAGGTAGAGGCCAGTGACATTTTTTTCCCTACTCATCTTTTCCgactagttttgcatttggctagggtcagtgtcgctactggtagcatgaggcAATAActggaccctacagaggttgcacagACAGTCCAACTCCACCAGGATGGCACATCAACACGTGCCATTAccagaaggtttgctgtgtttCCCAGCACGgtctcaagagcatggaggagattccaggagacaggcagttactctagTTAAGGGCcgtagaaggtccttaacccatcagcaggaccggtatctgctcctttgtgcaatgaggaacaggatgagcactgctagagccctacaaaatgacctccagcaggccactggtgtgaatgtctctgaccaaacaatcagaaacagacttcatgagggtggcctgagggCCCTTTGTTCACTGCCCAGCCCTGTGGAGctggattggcatttgccattGAACACAAGAATTGGCAGGTCCGCCATTGGCGCCCTGTGCAtttcacagatgagagcaggttcaccctGAGCACGTGACAGACGTAAAAGGGTCTGGAGAAGCCGTGGAGAACATTATGCTGGAATTGATACCATTGAATGGCCCCCACGCTCGCCTGACTTAAATTCAACAGAACACCTCTGGGACATTATGTTTCAGTCCATCTGACGCCACCAGGTTGCACCTTAGACTGTCCAGGAGCtgatgccctggtccagatctggTGTTGTCAGGCATGCATACAAGCACATGCAGGCcatacaaactactgagtaccaTTCTGTGCAAAATGGACTAGTCTGCTGCAtaattttttcactttgatttttgGGGTGTCTTTGATAATTTGTCTCCTCTGTAGGTTTATAACTTGTATTTCCATCAAACGATGTGGCATCCTTTCATTCCTAACACATTACCCAGTCCATATCAATATAGATATCCAGCATGATGTTTTTCCCCATGGAGATCTTAAGTtttttcaaagtgttcctttaatttttttgagcagtatATATCCCACTTTGACTTTTGCTTGAAACATACTATACCTGACAGAAGAAGTAGTACCAGATAAAATGCACATATATTTTTCACTAAAAGATAATGGGcagatttgtattttaaaattacaCAATTGCTCTCAGCCCACTATAGGCATGTCTCAATACACAATTTTCCTAACAAAGAATTTTCTGGTTTATGTTGTTGTGAATTTTTCCTCCTAAATAGTAGTGGTGCAACGGATTACAAAACTCACTGTTTGGATCATATTACGTTTTATTACATATTACGAGTGATGAATTGGATAATTTTCGAATCAGCAAAAAGTCAAGACAAGTGAATAGTTAgtaaataagaacaaatacaccgattacaagcatagataaatacaatataacaaagttacaaataaaataaggtCTAACAGTACTATTCAGGAacagaaatataataattaaatgtaaacaccACTGCATAGTGTtcactgtgtaaattaaatatagattcatctttgttaaagctgtcttttgttgtttgattaacattaatgacagcagGTACTTCTAGGCTGCTGTCACTGTGAAACCTAAAGCACAGATCCAATAGAATGATACACATCcgatttctttctcaactgtttacgttcacttaagacagtGGTTTCCAAACTAGGTGGCGTGGCAAGGCTGACAGTGCCCAGTCAGCAGATTATTATGCAAAAGAAACCTCTGAAGGCTGATATAAGATTACACTGTGTAATTATCCTGCTTATTATGCGGCTGCTTGCCAAATAAGTAAATGCATGGTTCTGCACTAAGCATGGACAGTTTTGTGAAAGGACTGCCAGTTCCAGGTAATCATAAAGCAGATGATGAATATACTTCAGATTCACCACCAATACCAAAACAAAATGTCTACACCAAGCGCGAGCGGCTCAAAGTGACAAAATTCATTAAAACCCACTGATTTTCAATCAGTGATGCTGTTACTGGATGCAACGCGACGTGATGTGACACGACAAATCCCCGACAGTAAACTGATGCCCCTTTCTATTTCTGACAAACTCCAGCTCTCTGAAACAAAGGATGAATGGATTTGCAATGTTCCATTTGTCGTGTCTAGACACCAGCTGTTGCGACACAGCCGTCACGTCTGGTGCAGtgaaaagacaagaaaatatGACGAAGCATATCTTGCCCTCGGATTCACGAGTACAAAGGTGGGTAATTAAGGAGAACAAGTTAAGATGCCAAGTAGGCTAGTTAAGTAGTTAGTACtaataacaatatttcaaatcatATAATTTTGCAATCAAGTTTTTGCAtgtatattcatcaaagaatcctgaaataatAGTTTCCTCGAagatatgaagcagcacaaatcttttcaacattgataataatcagaaatgtttcttgagcagcaaatcatcatattaaaatgatttctgaaggatcatgacactgaagactggagaaatgatgctgaaaaatttAACTTTGCCTTTACAGGATTAAATTATATGTTAAAACATTCAAACAGAGAAAAAAGTTATAATAAATtgaaatattgaaaaatattaatgtgtttttactgtaatttttaataaataaatgcagccttggtgagcataagagactttcaaaaatggTTGGGTTTTGGGGTGGGGGGGCTTGAAAATATTTTTCTCTACAAAAGGGGGGCTCGGcagaaaaagtttgggaaccactgactTAAGACATTACCTACTGTTACATGAATACTAGCCAAGACAaacattttgacaattttgtgtgtatgtgtccatTCAAGTCCAAGAAGACGCAAAAGAGGAATCAATCCGGTGTTTGTGCATTGTCCGAAACGCAGCTTAACAGCTTACATAACAGGATGCGAGGTCTGTTTCGCCTCTTCTTGCACTGGAATCGTTTAAAATCTTGTGAATGTGTAAATTGGCAAGACAAACATGCAAATTATAAACTTTATGATGGTTAAACTTAATCCGCAAATCACATACATGCAAAACCGTGGGGCCTGGTCAGTACGAATGACGGATCAAATATGATCCATTACACATTTACTAAATAGTGATAATGTGATGTCctgttaaactttttttatacaCTATACCATCGTGTTGAGACGTAGTCTGTATAAGGAGGCCTAGAGCGGATCTCTCGAGCCAGTCCGAAGTCAGCGATTTTCACCAGTTCTGGACCCATACACAGCAAATTCTCTGGTTTCATATCACGGTGAAAAAATCCTAGAGGATCATGCCAAAGAGATAGTAACTGTCAACATGCAGATTAGAATGcatctttatttgtattttttgcacCCAATTCAAATACAGAGATATGGAGCCTATATAAACaccattaaagttttttttttttaaagattttaagtAACAAATAACACTTTATACTTGGATTGTGTACATGGTGGAAAATTAACACCCATTACCAGTCAAATCCAGGTATTTTTTGGGAGTGGCTGGTATTTTTCCTTACCTGCCAGACACTGTGGCGGTCAACCTGTTAGACACccattttgttaaaaatgtaaaactgctttataaaggattagttcactttcaaatgaaaattaccccaagttttacacaccctcaagccatcctatgtgtatatgacttttttctttttgataaacacaatcggagatatattataTCCTCACGCAACCAAGCTTTATAAAGGCAATGATCGGGATCagcgagtatgagctgaagaaagtgcctccatccacatccatccatcacaaacaaactccacatggctccagggggttaatgaaggccttttgaagcgaagcaatgcatttgtgtaaaaaaaaaaaaaaataaaaaataataataataataaaataaaaaatccttatttaacaagttatgaagtaaaatactGGACAATACAGAAAAtacttctgccagaccgcctttcatattctacttacgaagaaagtgtaaaactcttgcagctcaaaaagcttatgctacgTCATACACCTTCTCTATTCAACTTACacaaaaagcttaactgacgcaACAAAAGTTTTTAATTGGATTTTTAATTGGAATATGGAAgctatacattttatttcataacttgttaaatatggatttttttttttttttttcacaaacgcattgcttcacttcacttcagaaggcctttattaacacccCAGAGCCGTGTGAAGTACGTTTATGACTGATGGATGTGGATGAAGGcattttcttcagctcatactcgttgatcccacttgctgccattataaagcttggatgcatcaggatatttattaatatatttcccattgtgttcatcagaaagaggaaagttatatacacctaggatggcttgagggtgagtaaagcttggggtcattttcatttgaatgttaactaatcctttaattaagCTACTGATATGACCGGAGTGTTCATCTTGTGAGAATGTGcacaacattttaaacagatttttcaAAAATACTGTTCATATCTTTAAGATATATCATATCTTGAGttgaagatttaaaaaaaaaaaaaaggcatttacCAGCCTCTGTGTCTGGTGGGCAAAAAGGTCAATTTCACACACTGACTGTAGGTGTAAaataactttctttttttttttttttaaagaaacatgCCACCTTTcactatttaaaatgtactaatTAGAGTGACTAAAAAGAGTTCATAAGGGTGTTATAAATCTCCTTAAAGCATTAGAGAATAACAAATGAAAGTGTATTGAAAGAGGAAATCTTACCATGTTTGTGCACAAATGCCAAACCAGAGAGAACTTGAAACATGATGTTCCTTATTTCATTCTCAGTAAACATCTTATTTTCCCTTATGCCAGAGAATTTCACAAACAAAAGAGACagaagagaaaagacaaaaaaagaaacagGTAGAGGATAAGAGAGGAACTGTATTTCACCCACAAGATGTGTGAGACACTCAGTGGTTTTCTGTTTGGTTACAGCTCTTTGGAAAGTAGTATAAGCTGAGAAAGCTACCACTGAAGACGCATTAGCTTCTTTGAAGAGATCATATCatggaaaaataaattaaattttaagaaGTCAGTGAaacaaaaatggacaaaagtgTCTATTGCCGCTGGTCAGCATCTATCGGTCTAGTGTGGATTAGTCTTTAGAAAGGAGTGGCTagaattaatttttaataagaTCCCTGATCACTTTGGTCCGATCTTAACAGTTTGAAGGCACATTTCAGTGACAACTGTTAATGTTATTGAGGGATAGGGCAATTAAAACCATGCTGAACTCAACACACATCTACTGAACTCACATCTTGTGAGTAAGTGCTGTTAACCGTTTCACAAGGCAAGCAGATAGCCAATCAAAAGGCAGCAACatcaaagaaaaacattttaataaacatgatatgacccctttaactgCTTATAATACAATGTGTCTGATGGGAAGTCATGGGCATTTCAGATTTTACAGGATTTAGTTTTACATGTTGGCAGTAGATGAGATACTCACACATCCTGTCACCACAGAGATGCAAGAACAACTGAGTCTTTAGCAGAAAGTCTATAGTAGATTTCATGTAGTTCAGTCTAAAGTAGGTCTATCTGATACTGGACTCAGACTCAGTTGTTCTAGTTTGTTGGACATGAATATAATGGCCCTGTGACCTACCATTCTTATGAATAAATGATAGTCCCTGCAATATCTGAAAGCTTATATTCCTGATGACTGACTCTGGGAACAATTTGGTTCTGGAGATAGAGAATCAGCACAGCTGTCAAACAATCAATGTGCCGTTCATCAGCCACAATGACCATTTCAAAATATTGTGACTAAGTTATACTTAATTTATTTATCAAAGGCATCATGGGCACTTAattaaaatggcagatggaataTGGAAACTCTTCATACCTGTCTTTCATGAGCTGGTAGAGGTTCTCTTTCATGTATTCAAAGACAAAGTACAAGTGATCGTTCTCTCGTATCACCTCCTTTAACTTCACCACATTAGCATGATTCAGTTTCTTCAGTGACTGCAACACAGACATGAAGAAAACCAAAAGAAACACTATGAACACCCAGATTTAACAGTTTAACAAAGCACCATAACCAACACAATGGCGATACATCCCTTGCAACGAggtattttatttttggaatgGTTTCTATTTCTGCAACATCACAGCTGGGAACaagaatttgaaaaaaaaaaaaaaaaacggaaaaaaaaaaaaccctgtgtTTTATGACAGTGATAATCTCAGGTACCGATTATCTTTATATTTTACACTTTGtataatcttaaaaaaaagtttaattttagtttgaATATCACTGCGTGTGATGTTAACACTCATCATGAAAGTGACAATGGATAACATGcatcagatttaaaaaaaaaaaaaaaactttgtgtgAACAAACAAGTGATTGTTTAAGTCAATATGTTAAGGCAATAAGTTTTTAATTATGTTAAATTTTGTATAAATTTGATTACTGAGACAGCACTTGTAAAGCCCGCCCACATGcccctctgattggctgtgatttgtgATTGATTTTGTCATGTCTTGTAGCCTTGTCACATGTGGTGTAGACAAATTGCTTGTTGCTGGAATCTTGTCGCATCATGTCTGGTTAGGGCACAGTGTAAGTTCTTAAAATCTgatgacaatttttattttttggaagaACTATTCCTGAATATGTGTTCTCTGAGTTCATACCTTGACCTCTCTCAGATTCATGCACTCTTCCCAAGAGTAGAACTTCCTCTTCATTCTGTGAGAAACACAATGACTGATTTAATCTCCATGGTTTCTTTGCTAACAAACAGCTTAGGTAAATCAGTCAATTATTAGAATCTACCACCCTATTATTTAATAGAACAATGCTAAAATACCTTCACATGTGATATCATCAGGTGTGTTCATGATTACATAGAATCACTTTTTTAGTCATAGAATCTATTCTAAACTCCAACTCAACAATTTATCAGTGTCATCATTAGAAATGTTCACAGAAGTCTCAATGTGGcttttttcatatatt
The nucleotide sequence above comes from Chanodichthys erythropterus isolate Z2021 chromosome 23, ASM2448905v1, whole genome shotgun sequence. Encoded proteins:
- the mak gene encoding serine/threonine-protein kinase MAK isoform X1 produces the protein MNRYTTLKQLGDGTYGSVLMGKSNESGELVAIKRMKRKFYSWEECMNLREVKSLKKLNHANVVKLKEVIRENDHLYFVFEYMKENLYQLMKDRENKMFTENEIRNIMFQVLSGLAFVHKHGFFHRDMKPENLLCMGPELVKIADFGLAREIRSRPPYTDYVSTRWYRAPEVLLRSPVYSSPIDIWAVGCIMAELYTLRPLFPGNSEVDEIFKICQVLGTVKKSDWPEGYQLASAMNFRFPQCVPTPLKTLIPNATNEALDLMRDFLQWDPKKRPSAAKALRYPYFQVGQVLGPRPMTPDVRKVQIKPVLPSEPRSELQSVSEPVLPSQTKGQSRNSHQPLQQIPLPQSLSQADPLTPYTQKVVGGENSLIGLKNGRRRWGQTNMKPSDSWDESDCSETAASLSKKPSKGLEEEKTTPQPRDQKPLYTFSTVTKLPNTSRLNQPDSSHHSTSSARQHYLRQSRYLPGLISKNTPSLSNKESQHDLWDTSALINKPLAPIGGAPVSRISPEESSSKATDKAKERTLEQNEQVKGNFVTTTYNLSGGYMPSFQKKEVGSVGQRIQLAPLGHQHALDLSATADSKTGKAKPSKSKPSSTVSVNEISEDYDGWKRRSDRTQLKGTNYAALGKNSANLIGRAPPVQPVHGRVDWAAKYGNHR
- the mak gene encoding serine/threonine-protein kinase MAK isoform X2, which encodes MNRYTTLKQLGDGTYGSVLMGKSNESGELVAIKRMKRKFYSWEECMNLREVKSLKKLNHANVVKLKEVIRENDHLYFVFEYMKENLYQLMKDRTKLFPESVIRNISFQILQGLSFIHKNGFFHRDMKPENLLCMGPELVKIADFGLAREIRSRPPYTDYVSTRWYRAPEVLLRSPVYSSPIDIWAVGCIMAELYTLRPLFPGNSEVDEIFKICQVLGTVKKSDWPEGYQLASAMNFRFPQCVPTPLKTLIPNATNEALDLMRDFLQWDPKKRPSAAKALRYPYFQVGQVLGPRPMTPDVRKVQIKPVLPSEPRSELQSVSEPVLPSQTKGQSRNSHQPLQQIPLPQSLSQADPLTPYTQKVVGGENSLIGLKNGRRRWGQTNMKPSDSWDESDCSETAASLSKKPSKGLEEEKTTPQPRDQKPLYTFSTVTKLPNTSRLNQPDSSHHSTSSARQHYLRQSRYLPGLISKNTPSLSNKESQHDLWDTSALINKPLAPIGGAPVSRISPEESSSKATDKAKERTLEQNEQVKGNFVTTTYNLSGGYMPSFQKKEVGSVGQRIQLAPLGHQHALDLSATADSKTGKAKPSKSKPSSTVSVNEISEDYDGWKRRSDRTQLKGTNYAALGKNSANLIGRAPPVQPVHGRVDWAAKYGNHR